The genomic window AAAAAGACCGTTTTCAGACAAAAAATCACAAAAAAACCAACAAACCCCACAACCATCCGCATACCAACCACCAAAAAACACGACCACTACCAACCAAACCCAAAAAACACAAGCACGGGAACACTGGTTTCTGTGTTTCTGTGAGGTTACGTGTCTACCTGCCATCCGACAGGAACAACGGCAGAACATCGATCCCATAATGGATGTATACACATCTTACAGATCTTTACATAGGCCATCAAAAAGTTTCTTGGGAAAAAAGATGAGGCTCTATTGCCTCATCATCGCGACCTTTGTCTCAGCTTCCGGACTAAGATGCTTTTTACCGCTTAGCTCTATCAGCACTTTTTTGATCGTACCCGTAAACTTGAACGGAGTGTTGTACTCTTCTGTTACGGGCGATCCGAAGTCACATCCTATGTCAAAGCTCTCGCTTGCGGAGTAGATATGAGGCACCGTATGAGGTATTTTCGCCTCTCCTACTTTTTTATCGTTGATCGTCAGGATGCCTTTGCCAGTATTTTCACCGGTCTTTTTGAACTCGAAGCCTATCTTCACTTCGCCCGATGGGACGTTAGTATCGGACCTGACATAATACCTGGTGCCGACAAAGTTGTGGCAATAGACAAGCTTTTTGTCCTTGATGTAAAGGCTCCATCCCGCTGGAACTCCTCCGATGGCGCATATCACGCCTTCGGCCCCGCTCTTCGGTATTTCTACATATGCCGTTATCGTATGCGAGCGGTTCTTTACGTTGGGAGCGCTGCCTTCAGGTATCCGCACGGCGCCGGGATAGAACGTGAATTTAGTGCGCTCTTCAAGCTCTTCCCTGGCCTGTATGCGCTCGTGGAACCTGTCGTCCAGCGGCAGCACGTTATATTTACCTGCCTCCGCCCACCATAGCTCTACGAGTTCCCTTAATTTTTCAGGGTGTTTATCGGCCAGGTCATGGCACTCAGAAAAGTCATCTTCGACGTTATACAGTTCCCATTTATCCTCGTCGAAGGTCCACCTCGAGCCGCTTTCCCACGGAAGCCTGCCGTGATATGTGACCGCCTTCCAGCCATTATACCATATGGCCCTGTTACCCAGCATTTCAAAATACTGGATGGGTTTTTTTGTCGGCACTTTACCATCGTTGAACGAATAGAGCATGCTCACTCCTTCTATCCGCTTTTGCTGGTATCCGCCTATCTCCTCAGGTGGCTCGATACCTACTGCCTCAAGTATCGTCGGGACTATATCGATGGCATGGTGGAACTGGGACCTTATCTCGCCTCTGGCGCTTATGCCCATGGGCCAGTGTACGACCATCGGGTCTTTGATGCCTCCATAGTGTGTATACTGCTTATACCACTTGAACGGCGTGTTACCGGCCTGTGTCCATCCTACGGGGTAGTGGTTGTATGATCTCGGGCCGCCGATCTCATCTATCATATCCAGGCTTTCTTCAACCGTCTCAGGTATCGCGTTGGCCCATCTCATCTCATTGACGGACCCGGTGAGCCCGCCTTCGGCGCTTGCCCCATTATCGGATATGATGAAGATGAGGGTATTATCCAGGTCCCCAATTTCTTTCAGGAATTCGACAAGCTTTCCTATCTGGTGATCCGTATGCGACAGGAATCCTGCGAAGACTTCCATAAATCTTGCGAACAGCTTCTTTTCATCGGCAGAAAGGTCTTTCCATGCCTGGACTCCCGGATTTGGCGGGGCCAGTTCCGTGTTTTTAGGCACGATACCCATTTTCTTCTGCCTGGCAAGCGTCTCTTCACGCGCTTTGTCCCAGCCCTTATCGAATTTGCCCTTATATTTATCGCTCCATTCCTCAGGAACATGGTGCGGGGCATGGCAGGCGCCAAAGGCGAGGAACATGAACCATGGCTTGTCGGGCGCGACGGATTCATGGTTCGCTATGAATAATTTTGCCGTATCTGCAAGGTCTTCGCTCAGGTGGTAGCCTTCATGCATGAGCTTCGGGGGCTCTATCGGGTGGTTATCCCAGTACAGCGAAGGAGCATACTGGTTGCATTCGCCGCCCAGGAAGCCGTAAAACCTGTCGAACCCCATCATCTCTCCCGTCGGCCACCTGTCATAAGGCCCTGCGGGGCCGGTCTCGTTATCCGGCGTATTATGCCACTTTCCGAGACAGAATGTATTATACCCGTTCTCTCTCAGCATAGCGGCTACGGTCGCCTTGTCCTTTGGCATGCGGCCGTTGTAGCCGGGGAACCCTGTAGCCAGTTCGGTGATGGAAGCCATTCCTACCGAGTGATGGTTACGGCCCGTCAACAGGCATGCTCTAGTAGGCGAGCAAAGCGCTGTCGTATGAAAGTTATTATATCGGAGGCCGTTTGCGGCCAGTTTATCCATATTGGGCGTCTCTACAGGCCCGCCATAGCACGACATCTGGCCAAAACCCACGTCGTCAAGCACTATTATCAAAATGTTAGGCGCTCCGGGCGGTGATCTTATCTGTTCCGGCCACCATGGCTCCGACTCTGCGTAAGTGCGGCCAATGGTGCCTCTAAACTCATCAGTACTGTAAGTCCTTTTTCCGTTTACCATTACGATCCATCCATATAGTAAAAACGTTAATTCAATACACACCACTACCAAGAAATTATTATATATGATACAAAATAAAATTGAAAAATAAGCCTGACCGGCGATTTTTGTTAGGAAATGAAAAATTGATGTCGGTGAATAGCAAGTTATAGAGTTGAGATAAATAGAGTATAAATTATCCCCTGGCGTGCGTATCTAAACGCCAGGGTTTAAAAATGAAAAATTAATTATCTTTTTCTTACAAGCATCACGGGGCACTTAGCATGCCTGAGCACCTTCTCGGAAACACTTCCGATCAGCACTCTTTCTATGGCGGACATACCTATTGAGCCAATGACGATACAATTAACGCAAAGCTGCTCCGCGACCTTGATTATGGTATCTGCAGGCGCTCCTTTCATTATGATCTCTTCGCACTCAACATTATTTTCCCTGCATATGTCCCTGATCTTACTCGTCGCCTCATTACCGGATCGTTCCAGTGCCTGTAAACCTTCCGAATAGTGGATCCCCGTACGGAATGCCATATCGGTGTTGACCACATTTAGAATGTATACTTTCGAGCCCAGCTCTTTTGCAAGGTATACGGCATGTTCCCCGGCAAAATATGAATAGTCCGAACCGTCGGTCGGCACCAGTATTTTTGAGTATTTTATATCCTGCATGATCGTCCCTTTCCTTTCAGTCACTTTCTTTACTCTCGCAGATCATATGGTCATCAATACGAGCGCGATGAACCCCAGATATAGCAATCCGCCTATCATCAATCCTGACATTTTTATCTCCTTATGGCTGGATTCGATGTAGAGTATCACGGCCGATAATAATGCGATACCGATGGCCGATCCCTGTAAGAATCCGATCTTGTCGGTGATGTCGAGGTGCCATCCTGTCAGGAGGATACCTATCGTTACAGGTATGCAGCTCTGGAATACCATTGCACCGGTTATGTTGCCTATCGCGAAAGTGTCTTTCCTCTCGCGTATCCAGAGCAGGCTGTTAAACTTCTCAGGCAGCTCAGTAGCTATCGGCGCCACTATCAAAGCCAGAATGAGCGGGGCGATTCCCAGTACTACGGCGATTTCCTCTATCTGGCCTACAAAGAGGTTGGCACCTAGAATGATCACTCCAAGGGACAATATCACCTGGAGGATTATCAACGCAGTAGCCGGCTCTCTTAATAGTTTTTTAGGCCTTAAAGCGCTGCCTCCGTCCACCGGGCATTCAACAGGCTCCCCGGACCTTCCCGTACATTTCCTGATGATGCCGTCCATGTAGAGATCCTTG from Methanooceanicella nereidis includes these protein-coding regions:
- a CDS encoding arylsulfatase, producing the protein MVNGKRTYSTDEFRGTIGRTYAESEPWWPEQIRSPPGAPNILIIVLDDVGFGQMSCYGGPVETPNMDKLAANGLRYNNFHTTALCSPTRACLLTGRNHHSVGMASITELATGFPGYNGRMPKDKATVAAMLRENGYNTFCLGKWHNTPDNETGPAGPYDRWPTGEMMGFDRFYGFLGGECNQYAPSLYWDNHPIEPPKLMHEGYHLSEDLADTAKLFIANHESVAPDKPWFMFLAFGACHAPHHVPEEWSDKYKGKFDKGWDKAREETLARQKKMGIVPKNTELAPPNPGVQAWKDLSADEKKLFARFMEVFAGFLSHTDHQIGKLVEFLKEIGDLDNTLIFIISDNGASAEGGLTGSVNEMRWANAIPETVEESLDMIDEIGGPRSYNHYPVGWTQAGNTPFKWYKQYTHYGGIKDPMVVHWPMGISARGEIRSQFHHAIDIVPTILEAVGIEPPEEIGGYQQKRIEGVSMLYSFNDGKVPTKKPIQYFEMLGNRAIWYNGWKAVTYHGRLPWESGSRWTFDEDKWELYNVEDDFSECHDLADKHPEKLRELVELWWAEAGKYNVLPLDDRFHERIQAREELEERTKFTFYPGAVRIPEGSAPNVKNRSHTITAYVEIPKSGAEGVICAIGGVPAGWSLYIKDKKLVYCHNFVGTRYYVRSDTNVPSGEVKIGFEFKKTGENTGKGILTINDKKVGEAKIPHTVPHIYSASESFDIGCDFGSPVTEEYNTPFKFTGTIKKVLIELSGKKHLSPEAETKVAMMRQ
- a CDS encoding universal stress protein — protein: MTERKGTIMQDIKYSKILVPTDGSDYSYFAGEHAVYLAKELGSKVYILNVVNTDMAFRTGIHYSEGLQALERSGNEATSKIRDICRENNVECEEIIMKGAPADTIIKVAEQLCVNCIVIGSIGMSAIERVLIGSVSEKVLRHAKCPVMLVRKR
- a CDS encoding sodium:calcium antiporter codes for the protein MDLVIFFLSFVVILFGCELFTNGVEWTGRRFKLSEGAVGSILAAVGTALPETIVPLIAILTIGGDAGHEIGVGAILGAPFMLATLALFVCGLSVFMFARRRGTKTLHINGLLIRRDLKFFLLAYGCAAIAAFVPPEYDLFKTALGFLLIPLYIVYTIYTLKTGEQACGDGEELKDLYMDGIIRKCTGRSGEPVECPVDGGSALRPKKLLREPATALIILQVILSLGVIILGANLFVGQIEEIAVVLGIAPLILALIVAPIATELPEKFNSLLWIRERKDTFAIGNITGAMVFQSCIPVTIGILLTGWHLDITDKIGFLQGSAIGIALLSAVILYIESSHKEIKMSGLMIGGLLYLGFIALVLMTI